The sequence ACCAGGTGCACTACAACTGGGTCCTCTTCGCACGCGGTCGCATCCACATGGCTCTCGGTGATCACGAAGGCGCCCTGAGGGACCTCCTCGAATGTGGATACAGCCTCACGGAGTGGGGCATGGACAACCCGGCCGTGCTGCCATGGCGATCGCAGGCCGCGTCTTCCTGTCTCGCCCTCGGTGACCGCCGCCGGGCACGCGAGCTGGCCGAGCAGGAGCTGGCCGCCGCACTGCGCTGGGGAACGCCCCGCGCAGCGGGAACCGCACGGGCAGCCCTGGGACGGGCGAGCACCGGCCCGGAGGCGACCAAGCAGCTGACCGACGCGGTGGCCGTCCTACGGGAGTCGCCAGCACGTCTGGAGCTGGCACACGCGCAGTACGCCCTGGGCGTGGCGTGCCGCGGCCAAGGACAATTGAACGAGGCCCGCGAGCACCTGGTGACGGCCGAGACCCTGGCCCAGCGATGCGGCGCCGGACCACTGGCCGTCCGCGCGGCCAAAGAGCTGGCAGGGATCAACCCGCCATCCGGCTCGGACGCACCCTGGGGCCCATTGACCCGCCAACAGCGACGCGTCGCCGAACTCGCCGCACAGCACCTGAGCAACAGACAGATCGCCGTACAACTGGACATCACCGTGCGGTGCGTAGAATTCCATCTGTCCGCCGCATACCGCAAGTTGGGCATCTCAGGACGCCATGAACTACGCAGAGTACTCGCCATCAGCGCGGGCGGTTAGGCACCGCCCGACGGATCTTGTGACCGTCGCGGTCTCGGGTCGTTGGCATGGTCATGGGGCGGGGAGATCTGTCGAACGCAGAGTGGTTCCGGCTGAGCCGCACCTGCCGAAGTCCGGGAGGCGCGGGGGCCGTTGGGTCAGCCACCGCAGGATCATCAATGGGGTCTTGTACCGGCAGCGCACCGGGGCGCCCTGGCGGGATCTGCCCGCGCGTTTCGGTCCCTGGAAGACCGTGTACGAGCGGCACAGACGCTGGTCGGCGGACGGCACATGGGACAGGGTCTTCGCGGCCATCCTGGCCGACGCCGACGCGGAGGGCCGGATCGACTGGTCGATGGTGAGTGTGGACTCCACCTCCTGCCGGGCCCACCAGCATGCCGCCGGGGCCCGCAGAACAGCGCCGCGAGTGCGGGGAAAAGGCGCACGCGCACGCCCCCGACAGCATCGCCCTGACGAGGGACTCGGACGTTCCCGAGGTGGCCTGACCTGCAAGATTCATCTCGCCGGTGAGGGCGGGCGCCGCCCTCTGGCGCTGCTGATCACTCCGGGCCAGTGGGGCGACGCCCCGCAGCTCATCCCGGTCATGGAACGCATCCGCGTCAGTCGCCTGTGCGGCGGGCGTCCGCGCACCCGGCCCGACCACCTCGGCGGCGATAAGGCGTACTCGTCCCGCCGCAACCGTCGCTACCTGCGGCGACGCCAGATCAAGCACACCATCCCCGAGCCGAAGAACCAGCGGGCCAACCGCCAACGCCGGGGCAGCAGGGGCGGCCGGCCCGCTGGCTTCGACAAGACGATCTACAAGCGCAGGAACGAAGTTGAGCGGACGATCAATGCGTTGAAGAACTTCCGGGCGGTGGCTACGAGGTTCGACAAGAGGGTCTACATCTTTCATGGCACCGTGACCGTCGCAGCAATTCGCCTGTGGCTTGGCTCTTAAACCCGCCGAAGAGCCTGTGAGTGCCCGGCATCACCGCACGAGTCCGATGGCCTCAATCTCGATCATCCACTCAGGATTGGCGAGTGAGGAGACCTCTACGAACGACTCGGCGAGGTGCGGCTTGTCCGGGAAGTGTTCCGCGCGCAACTTGGCAAAGATGTCCTGCTGCGCTATGTCCGTAACGAACACGGTCGCCTTGACTACGTCGGCGAGGCTGGAGCCCGCGTTTGTGAGGACCGTCGACAGATTCGCGAGCGCCTGACGGGCTTGCGTCTCGAAGTCCCCGGCGCCGACCGTGGCTCCCTGGGCATCGATCGGCGCCTGCCCTGAGGTGAAGACCAAGTTCCCGACCCGGACGCCGAGCGAGATACCGGCCGACTCGTACCAGTCGGGTTCCGCAGTGACGCGCACGCGCTCGGCGGCAGGCTGTGTAACGGACATATTGCTGACACTCCCTCAAAACTGCACAGCGGAGCCGGGCAGCTGTGATCACCCGGGCTTGATCGACAGCCACGAGATCCTGAGATTCATTCCCGAGGGCTCGCAAGACCGCCTCGGTGCAGCTCGGGTGACAGTCGCCCACCTACGCGAGCGTGTCGCATCCCAGGCATGATCCGCAGGACAGGCCCTAGATCACCGCGGGCGCCCCGCAGCCGCTGCCGGACGAGGTGGCGCTCGACGGTGTCGAGGAGTTCCTGTCCACCTGTTGCGCAACGACGAGCGCCTGGCCGCACGAGCCCGCCGCCGTCGACCACCACGCCACCGAGGGCCGCTCCTGGCGCCTCATGCTCTCCGCTGACGGCGCACGGACCGCCCGCCTGTCTGAACCCGGCACAACGCCCGCCACCGCTGCAGGCGAGGATCCGGACGGGTCCGACGCCTCCCTCCGCGGCACGGCCGGTGAGCTGGTCCTGGCCCTGTACAGCCGTACTCCGGTGGACTCCCTGAAGGTCGACGGCGACCGGCGTCTCTTCGACCAGCTCCTGGCCTGGGACCCGGATGAGTAGGACGTGACGCTGCGCCACCTCGCGCGCCCCGAGGACCTGCCTCCCGCGAACGGCTACAGCCATGCGTCAGGATGAGACGCGTAGGCGGCGGAGGCATATGAGGCTGCAGGCCAGTTCGAGTAGGCCCTGGTCGAGGTCACTGGATATCCCTGAGCACCTGGTCGAGATCGAAGTCACCGCCGTCATCGACTGAACAGGTGCACTTCACCCCGGGGCTGCCTGCCCTCGGCGTCTGTCCAGCTCGAACCGCCCGTAGGGGTTCACGTTGGTCCAGAACAGCCGGGCAAGACCGGTCGGCCGGCGTCGGTGAGCCTGTTCCTCCGCCTCTCCTCGCTCAGAATGTTCTGGAGGAGCAGGGTGTTGACGAGCACCAATGCTGACTGGGGGCGGTCTTGAGGGTGCGGGAGTCGCATGGTCCGCCGGACAGGTCCTAATCGGGTGGTGCGTCCGCCAGGGCGTCGCGCCGTGCGGCCCGGGAGGTGACACCCAGCTTGGGGAAGAGCTGGTGCAGGTGGGTGGAGACGGTACGCGGGGAGAGAAAGGGCCGTTCGCCGATCTGTCTGTTGGTGAGACCGGCCGCCGCGAGCAGGGCGATCTCCCGTTGCTGTGGCGTCAGTGACGCCGGTCCGGAGCCTCCGGCGTGCCCGACGGACAGCCCGGTTGCCCGCAGCTCGTTGCCGGCCCGGGCTGCCCAGGGCCGTGCGGCGAGTCGCCCGAATGTGTCGAGCGCGGCGCCGAGGTGTGTGCGTGCTTCCCTGATGCACTTCATTCGCCGGAGGCGTTCGCCGTAGGCGAGTTGGTCCCGAGCCCACTCGAACGGCCAGCGGTCGGTGCCGGGTTCGTTGAGCGCCTCGTCGAACAAGTCGAGCGCGCGGCGATCGTCGGCGGTGAGCGCGACCGACGCTTTTACGGTCATGGCAAGCCGTGGCGAGATGGCTCCGGCACCCGACTCATGTGCGGCCATGGCGTGCGCTCGCGCCTGCGCGGTCGGGCCTGTTCTGGCGGCGGCCTCGGTGAGATCCATGATGACGAACAGGGCGGTGGGGACGTGGGAAGCAAGCTCGCCGCCCGGGCTGATGGCGGACGCGTGCAGGTATGCGTCCTCGAACCGGCCGTGGACGAGATCCAACCCGGGTTGGGTGGGAACGGATATGCGATGCCCATGCCGGACACTGACGAATCGCGTCAACTCTCCACCCCATGCAGCTGAGCTGGGGGCGCACACGGACGGGCCCGGCCATTGCACCTACGCCGGTGATCGGATGTCACCGCGCATACAACCGCCACACAGGCCAACCCGGCGAACCCATGCGGTCACAGCACAGCGGCCGACGGATTCCGGGCCCGATGGCTAGTTGGTGGTCCGGGAGCGGGACCGGCTGGCGTCCGGGAGGTTCCGCTGTTCGGCAAGGACGACCGTGAGATCTCGCCGTGAGCCAGGTCGGACCGTGGTCGTCCCCATCGACGGGCCGACCACCGAGCCGACCACGTTGGTGAGTTGCTGCCGCAGATCCAGGTAGAAGCACGGCCGATCGCCGGGCTTGCCCACGTCCCGCGTCGTGTGCTGTGCGGGCGGCGTCGCCCACCGTTCGGCGAGCAGCTGCTGAAAAGCGCGCGGTCGCATCGTCGGTGGCCACGACATCGATGACGACCAGGCCCGGCTCGCTCACGTGCACCTCGTTGATCGGGTCCGTGTACGGCACTGCCGCCTCGCACACCGGCGCCGTTCGACCTGAGCGATGTGATCACCCGAAGTGGACTTCCGCGTAGGCGTGGAACACCTCCTGGTGACCGAGGTAGAGCGCCTCGAAGTCCAGCGGCAGGGACACGGACTGCGACAGCCCGGCACCCTGTCATGGGCGGAGCACTCCGACGCCAACTTGTCTGCGCCAACGGTCCGTTGGACCTGGCACCTGCCCAAGGGACCCGGCGGTTCTGGACGTGCCGGACCCCCGATACGACGCAGCCCGATCGCCCCCCTGCTGGCCGGTCTGTCTGCCGTGGAGGTTCTCGGCCAGCTCCGCTCCGACTGCTGCTCATTCCGCCCGTGCGCCAAAAGGGCAGCTTTCCGCGCTCGACTCCGCGAGGTCGTCGTGCACATCCGCGGCGGCTTGTGCCCTTCACAGGGTCTCGCTGCGCAGCGCGGCGAGGGTTTCGGCGACGGCGGCGTCCATGGCCGGAGTTGGCCGGCGGCCACGAGAGGTTGCGGCGGTGGCGTTGACGGTCATGCAGTAGAGGAGCGATCGTCGACTCTGGCCTTCGGAGAGTATCTGGCAGGCGTGAGGAAGGTGTTCCTCGGCGAGCGCATCCAGCTGACGCAGGCGGGTGTCGAGGGGGACCGGGCGGTCCGCGCAGGCGCTCACGGAGGCGGCGAGGGCCTGAACGGCCGGGGCGACGAGTGGCAGCACCCGGCAGCGACTCGGGCAGGTGGCGCAGCCGGACAACTCGCGGGGCGGGCGGGAGCCGATGGTCCGGTTCAGGTCCGCACGGATCTCGGAGAGCAGCTCACGTGCCGATCCGTCGAGGTGCTCCGCCTTCAGCCAGCCCTCCCCCAGTCGCGCCAGGATCCGGGCGGCACGGTCACGCCCGAGGAACTCCGCACCGCGGTCCGGTGCGCCGAGGCCGTCCAGCCGTCGTCTGGCGGCCTGCGCGTAGGTGCAGTACGCCAGGCTTCCCGCGGGCACGGACGAGCGCCAGGCCGTCCAGGCCTCCCACAACTGCTCCGGTGTGCCCAGCAACAAACGATCGAAGAAGGGGGACAGCGCCTGGTCCGCGGCGGCCCGTGCGCGGTCCCGGTCCGCCAGGTGCAGCACCGTGCAGGGCGCCGGACAGCGGCGGCAGCCGCCGTGACGGTGCAGATACGCCCGGTCGGCCTCGGCCGGTGCGCCGGCCGCTCCCTGCACCCGCACGGCCAAGGGCTCGGGCGGCCGCATCCTGGCCAGCACGGCGGAGCCGATCCGTTCGTCGTGAACGACGGCCTCACCGGGCGGCAGAGTGGCCAGATGACGGCTCTGCTGCTCGGTGAGGTTGACCGTCGCGGCGACGACCGCGCGGTCGTCGGCGGCGACCAGCCGGTGCAGGATCTTGACGTTGGAGTTCTTGACGATCTCCGGCGCAAGCTTGGTGGGCACCTGGTCGGCGACTATGAAGCCCTCACCGTACGCCCGCATCTCGGCCAGCATGTCGGTGAACATCGCCACCGCCTTGGCCTGTGCATCAGGAGTCTCGGCACCGGACGGCGGCCGGGCGGCACGCAGCAGCCGGTGGGCCTCCTCGATCAGTGTCAGGTGGCGCAGCTCCTCGCCTTCGGGCATGGCTGCCCCCGCGCGTGACTCGGCGTACTCGTACAGGCGGCACAGCAGCAGGGCCATGACGAAGGACTTCTCCTCGTCGTCGCCGAGGTTGCGCAGCTCTATCAGGGCCGGCCGGGCGAAGAGGTCCTCCACCGGCACCGAGCGGCGGGTGTCCAGAGCCATGCCCTTGGTGCCCACCACCAGGCTACCCAACCGGGAGCGCAGTGCGGCGCCGAGGTTCTGGTGGACCTCGCGTCCGTAGGCGCGCCGCTCCAGGACTTCCTCGATCTTGTCCTGGAGTTCCCTGATGGTCGGGGTGAGTGCGGCGACGTCCGGTGCGGAGGGCCGGGCGCCCAGCAACTCGTTGGCGGACGTGTGCAGATCCCAGCCGCGCTCGGTGTAGACCTCGAGCATCGCGTCCTCGAGGACATAGGACATGCCGGCGAACATGGGGAAGGACGCGTTGAAAACGGCCTTGAGCAGGTCGATGTGGCGCGAGAGCGGCACGGAGGCGACTGGGGCGAACGGGTTGAGCCGTAGCGGCAGCGGGGCGTCCGGGCCGATGCCGTAGACGCGCAGTCTGCCCTTGAGGGCCGGGTGCTGGGCGAGTTGGCGGTACTCGGCCTTGGCCGGCTCGATGACCAGGAACGGCACACCCAGCTCGGTGTACGCCTCGACCAGGAGGTTCTTGGCGGTGGTGGTCTTGCCGTACCCGGTCATTCCGGTGATGAAGACATGCCGGTTCAGCGCCCGGTCGGAGACGGTGACCTGCTGGTACTCACCGCCCTGGGCATCTGTGACACGGCCGATGGTCACGGCCTTCGGCTCAGGTGGCGGGGCGGAGAGGGGGAACTCGGCGACGTCAGGCATCGGCAGTCCGGCCATCGGCCCGCGCGGAAGGCCCACCAGGACGGCGAGTTCGGCGGAGGTGAGGCAGGTCGCCAGGGCGTCGAAGGCGGGGCCCAGGGGATGTCCCATGCCGCCGGACGCGGGCACGAGGGGGAGGATACGGCCGTGCAGGGCCGCGGTGCGGAGGGTGGCCGGCGGCAGCCGCAGCACCCGCAGCGGGTCAAGGGCGGTGGCTTCGCCGCTGCAGGTGCCGCGCAGCGCCCCCGCGAGTGACTCCAGGGCGCCCTCGCTCTCGGCCGCCAGGTAGACGGCGGTGCGCCACCAGCCCTGGGCCCGGGCGGTCTCCAGCCGGTCGATGTGCTGCTGGAGCAGTTTCTCGCACGCCTCGGCAGTGGCGTCCAGCAGCTCCGCGTTGTGGCTGCGGAGAGTCGAGACGCCCTTGGTCTGGGAGGTGTTGCGCGGGCCGCCGGCGATCGAGGCGAGCTGGAGGACCGAGGGGGCCGCGGTTGCGAGCGGGCGCACGGCCGGGAAGATGCCGGCCAAGGAGCAGAACACCGCGATGGCGGTGAGGCAGGTCGACAGTCCCGGTTCCGATCCGGCGGCCTCGGTGGTGGAGGTGGAACTGGTCTCCCCCTGCTGGTTGCCGACGGTGTGCCGGACCAGGGCGTGGATTTCGCTGCGCAGGCGACGACAGTGGTCGAGAGTGCGGTCGAGCTCCCCGGCGGAGAGGGGTTCGGCTGCGACCACCACGGCGTAGCGGCGGGCGCCGACGGCGGCGGCGAGGCGGTCGAGTGACTGGAACGCGGCGGGACTGCGGCCGTGGACGGGGGCGGGAATGCCCGTGATCAGGGCGAGGGCCGGAGCGGTGCGGACGAACGCGGCCAGATCCGCGTGGGTGCCCTCCTCGAACGAGTCGGCAGGGCCGAGTTCGAGTCCCGGGACATGGGCGCGCAGCACCCCGGCCTGGCTCTGCAGGAAATCCTCGGTGGAGCCCCTGGAGGTGCCCGCGAGGCGGCGCCCGCCCCAGTGGATGCGGTGCCTGATGCCGTCACCGTGGACCGCCACGCTGAGCAGATGGCCACCGCTGTGGCAGGCGGTGAGGACGTGGGGGACAGCAGCGGCCCAGCCTGTCTCGGCGGGCGGGCGCCCCAGGGCGCGGATCTCGTGCAGCAGCGGCCGGGACCCGTCCGCTGATGGCGGTTTGACGGTCCATCGGGTGGGGTCGAAGTCGGTGAGGTAGCGGCGTTCTAGCAGGCAGAGCAGCAGTTGCGGCATGGCTTCGGCAAAGCCGTCCGACCCCAGCAGCGCGTCGACGGCACCGGGCGGGCTGCCGGGCCCGGGGAACTGTACGGGAGGCTGGGGCAGCGGTCCTGGGACGGCTGGGGGCTTGGACGTCATCGTGGCTCCGGCTTGCGTGGGGTCGTCCATGGCTGCGGCAAGTGCATGACCGGCGTGTCGACGGGCTGATGAGGGCCCGGGGCCGCCATGGCCGGTCGTCTTCGCAGTGGATCAGCGGCCTCCCGTGACGGCGGGCTTCAC is a genomic window of Streptomyces griseochromogenes containing:
- a CDS encoding DUF6207 family protein — translated: MSWPPTMRPRAFQQLLAERWATPPAQHTTRDVGKPGDRPCFYLDLRQQLTNVVGSVVGPSMGTTTVRPGSRRDLTVVLAEQRNLPDASRSRSRTTN
- a CDS encoding ATP-binding protein, translating into MDDPTQAGATMTSKPPAVPGPLPQPPVQFPGPGSPPGAVDALLGSDGFAEAMPQLLLCLLERRYLTDFDPTRWTVKPPSADGSRPLLHEIRALGRPPAETGWAAAVPHVLTACHSGGHLLSVAVHGDGIRHRIHWGGRRLAGTSRGSTEDFLQSQAGVLRAHVPGLELGPADSFEEGTHADLAAFVRTAPALALITGIPAPVHGRSPAAFQSLDRLAAAVGARRYAVVVAAEPLSAGELDRTLDHCRRLRSEIHALVRHTVGNQQGETSSTSTTEAAGSEPGLSTCLTAIAVFCSLAGIFPAVRPLATAAPSVLQLASIAGGPRNTSQTKGVSTLRSHNAELLDATAEACEKLLQQHIDRLETARAQGWWRTAVYLAAESEGALESLAGALRGTCSGEATALDPLRVLRLPPATLRTAALHGRILPLVPASGGMGHPLGPAFDALATCLTSAELAVLVGLPRGPMAGLPMPDVAEFPLSAPPPEPKAVTIGRVTDAQGGEYQQVTVSDRALNRHVFITGMTGYGKTTTAKNLLVEAYTELGVPFLVIEPAKAEYRQLAQHPALKGRLRVYGIGPDAPLPLRLNPFAPVASVPLSRHIDLLKAVFNASFPMFAGMSYVLEDAMLEVYTERGWDLHTSANELLGARPSAPDVAALTPTIRELQDKIEEVLERRAYGREVHQNLGAALRSRLGSLVVGTKGMALDTRRSVPVEDLFARPALIELRNLGDDEEKSFVMALLLCRLYEYAESRAGAAMPEGEELRHLTLIEEAHRLLRAARPPSGAETPDAQAKAVAMFTDMLAEMRAYGEGFIVADQVPTKLAPEIVKNSNVKILHRLVAADDRAVVAATVNLTEQQSRHLATLPPGEAVVHDERIGSAVLARMRPPEPLAVRVQGAAGAPAEADRAYLHRHGGCRRCPAPCTVLHLADRDRARAAADQALSPFFDRLLLGTPEQLWEAWTAWRSSVPAGSLAYCTYAQAARRRLDGLGAPDRGAEFLGRDRAARILARLGEGWLKAEHLDGSARELLSEIRADLNRTIGSRPPRELSGCATCPSRCRVLPLVAPAVQALAASVSACADRPVPLDTRLRQLDALAEEHLPHACQILSEGQSRRSLLYCMTVNATAATSRGRRPTPAMDAAVAETLAALRSETL
- a CDS encoding helix-turn-helix transcriptional regulator, whose translation is MDLVHGRFEDAYLHASAISPGGELASHVPTALFVIMDLTEAAARTGPTAQARAHAMAAHESGAGAISPRLAMTVKASVALTADDRRALDLFDEALNEPGTDRWPFEWARDQLAYGERLRRMKCIREARTHLGAALDTFGRLAARPWAARAGNELRATGLSVGHAGGSGPASLTPQQREIALLAAAGLTNRQIGERPFLSPRTVSTHLHQLFPKLGVTSRAARRDALADAPPD
- a CDS encoding IS5 family transposase (programmed frameshift); its protein translation is MGRGDLSNAEWFPAEPHLPKSGRRGGRWVSHRRIINGVLYRQRTGAPWRDLPARFGPWKTVYERHRRWSADGTWDRVFAAILADADAEGRIDWSMVSVDSTSCRAHQHAAGARRTAPRVRGKGARARPRQHRPDEGLGRSRGGLTCKIHLAGEGGRRPLALLITPGQWGDAPQLIPVMERIRVSRLCGGRPRTRPDHLGGDKAYSSRRNRRYLRRRQIKHTIPEPKNQRANRQRRGSRGGRPAGFDKTIYKRRNEVERTINALKNFRAVATRFDKRVYIFHGTVTVAAIRLWLGS
- a CDS encoding RidA family protein — its product is MSVTQPAAERVRVTAEPDWYESAGISLGVRVGNLVFTSGQAPIDAQGATVGAGDFETQARQALANLSTVLTNAGSSLADVVKATVFVTDIAQQDIFAKLRAEHFPDKPHLAESFVEVSSLANPEWMIEIEAIGLVR